The Desulfovibrio sp. JC022 genome window below encodes:
- a CDS encoding PLP-dependent aminotransferase family protein, protein MNLDSSGNQYRYKKVEQELSKHIEAGDLVPGDKLPSLRQMSKTLKVSISTVSHAYEELEKRGLIESRPRSGYYVRSEFRIIPTPEIKTTQKLEPHTVTKNKLIRTALETVGNKDLLPLGVVCPSEDLLPTRQLAKIMTSVIRENPLDTAGYEMIPGNLDLRRQIAFRSVDCGSNVTADELIITTGAMEALYISLRTLTRPGDLVLIQSPSYYCFLQLVENLGLRAIEMPSCPKRGINPDRVEDITRTFDIKACIFSPNFNNPDGGLTSDERKKEIVEILAKRKIPLVEDDVYGEIYFGDSRPRTLKSYDRDGGVLLCSSFSKTIAPGYRVGWLAPGRYLEKALEIKATTNVSCVAATQMAIARYLRETLYDRHLKKLRAAMKDQMQKMRTEIGLSFPEGTKVTNPKGGSVLWVELPESKDGVELFFKAREEGIGIVPGTVFSPQDVFSNYIRLSSGSLWSDEIQAGVRRLGELAAE, encoded by the coding sequence ATGAATCTGGACAGTTCTGGTAATCAGTACAGATATAAAAAAGTTGAGCAGGAACTTTCAAAACATATTGAAGCCGGGGATCTTGTTCCCGGTGACAAACTACCGTCCCTGCGCCAGATGAGCAAAACCCTTAAAGTCTCCATTTCAACGGTGTCCCACGCTTACGAAGAGCTGGAAAAGCGCGGGCTGATCGAGTCCCGGCCCCGTTCCGGCTACTACGTGCGTAGCGAGTTCAGGATCATTCCCACCCCGGAAATCAAGACCACCCAGAAGCTGGAACCGCACACGGTTACCAAGAACAAGTTGATCCGCACTGCCCTTGAAACCGTGGGTAACAAGGATTTGCTTCCTCTCGGCGTGGTTTGTCCCAGCGAGGATCTGCTGCCTACCCGTCAGCTTGCCAAGATCATGACTTCCGTTATCCGGGAAAATCCACTCGATACCGCCGGATATGAGATGATCCCCGGCAACCTTGACTTGCGTCGCCAGATTGCCTTTCGTTCTGTAGACTGCGGTTCCAATGTTACTGCCGATGAGTTGATCATCACCACCGGGGCCATGGAGGCTCTGTATATTTCCTTGCGCACCCTGACCCGGCCCGGCGATCTGGTCTTGATCCAGTCTCCGTCCTACTACTGTTTCCTGCAATTGGTAGAGAATCTCGGCTTGCGGGCCATTGAGATGCCGTCCTGCCCTAAGCGGGGTATTAACCCGGATCGAGTGGAGGACATAACCCGGACTTTTGACATCAAAGCCTGCATTTTTTCGCCTAATTTCAACAATCCTGATGGCGGTCTGACTTCTGATGAGCGCAAAAAGGAAATCGTAGAAATCCTCGCTAAACGCAAAATCCCACTGGTGGAAGATGACGTTTACGGGGAAATTTATTTCGGTGATTCCCGGCCACGCACACTTAAATCCTATGACCGCGATGGCGGGGTTTTGCTCTGTTCATCCTTTTCCAAGACCATTGCCCCCGGTTACCGGGTGGGCTGGTTGGCTCCGGGACGTTATCTGGAAAAGGCCCTTGAAATAAAAGCCACCACTAATGTTTCCTGCGTTGCCGCTACCCAGATGGCTATCGCCCGCTATCTGCGCGAAACCCTTTATGATCGTCATCTTAAGAAATTACGTGCAGCCATGAAAGATCAAATGCAGAAGATGCGTACCGAGATCGGTTTATCTTTCCCTGAAGGGACAAAAGTTACCAATCCCAAGGGTGGGTCCGTACTCTGGGTGGAGTTGCCCGAATCAAAAGACGGGGTGGAACTTTTTTTCAAGGCCCGCGAAGAAGGTATCGGCATTGTGCCCGGAACCGTCTTCTCGCCGCAGGATGTGTTTTCAAATTACATCCGTCTGTCCAGTGGGTCGCTCTGGAGTGATGAGATTCAGGCCGGGGTACGTCGCTTAGGCGAACTTGCGGCTGAGTGA
- a CDS encoding AzlC family ABC transporter permease, which produces MESIMNSQKIKQSCMLMSAFKQALPIVLGFLPVGFAYGVLARKAGISIDNTVLMSLLVFAGSAQFIAVGLLASGASAVSVIITTFIVNLRHLLMSAALSPYLKKWSKLEIALFGFQLTDETFAVHSTRFSSGDMHKGETFLINSIAQAAWVGGTVLGIFSSTLINDVKPMGLDYALPAMFIALLIFQIKDKSHVIVGLITGLLSTALALGGAGQWNVIIATLIGATLGAAVKWGNK; this is translated from the coding sequence GTGGAATCAATCATGAATTCCCAGAAAATAAAACAAAGCTGTATGCTGATGTCCGCCTTCAAACAGGCCTTACCAATCGTACTTGGTTTTTTGCCTGTGGGATTCGCATATGGAGTATTAGCGCGCAAAGCTGGAATTTCCATTGATAATACAGTACTTATGTCGCTGCTCGTCTTTGCCGGATCAGCACAGTTCATCGCGGTCGGGTTACTTGCCAGCGGAGCTTCGGCTGTATCGGTCATCATCACAACATTTATAGTCAACCTGCGTCATCTGCTCATGTCGGCAGCATTGTCTCCGTATCTGAAAAAATGGTCAAAACTTGAGATAGCCCTCTTTGGCTTCCAACTTACTGATGAAACATTCGCTGTACACTCTACAAGGTTCTCGTCAGGGGATATGCATAAAGGCGAGACCTTTCTTATCAACTCCATCGCCCAAGCAGCATGGGTGGGCGGGACCGTACTGGGCATATTTTCCAGTACGCTCATAAACGATGTAAAGCCCATGGGCCTTGATTACGCGCTCCCGGCCATGTTCATCGCCCTGCTCATTTTCCAGATTAAAGATAAGAGCCACGTAATAGTCGGACTCATCACCGGGCTGTTATCAACCGCACTGGCTCTCGGCGGTGCAGGACAGTGGAATGTAATAATCGCCACCCTGATCGGCGCAACTCTCGGCGCGGCAGTAAAATGGGGGAATAAATAA
- a CDS encoding AzlD domain-containing protein: protein MDQQTILLTLFGMMAVTYIPRMLPALALSSRDLPPIVGKWLSYVPTAVLSALLAPSLLAPEGVIDLTFNNLYFWVAVPTFAVAMFTRNFFGTVAVGMGLVAAARYFL, encoded by the coding sequence ATGGATCAGCAAACAATACTTCTCACCCTCTTCGGTATGATGGCGGTGACCTACATTCCGCGCATGCTCCCGGCTCTGGCCCTTAGTTCCCGCGACCTGCCGCCCATTGTGGGCAAGTGGCTTTCCTATGTACCCACAGCGGTACTTTCCGCCCTGCTGGCCCCGTCACTGCTCGCGCCCGAAGGTGTTATCGATCTCACCTTCAACAACCTTTACTTCTGGGTGGCAGTGCCTACCTTTGCGGTAGCCATGTTTACCCGCAATTTCTTCGGCACTGTGGCTGTCGGTATGGGACTGGTGGCAGCAGCCAGATATTTCTTGTAA
- a CDS encoding HDIG domain-containing metalloprotein, which translates to MISRDEALELLKTNVKEENLIQHSLESEAVLGALAEKLGQDVELWSMTGLLHDLDYSETADTPEKHGLIAAEMLEGKLPDEAIKAIRAHNGDMTGVAPQSDFDFALRCGETVTGLIHANALMRPERMNGMKPKSLKKKMKAKAFAASVDREIIKECDKIGLELGDFFAISIEAVTKVAPEVGLE; encoded by the coding sequence ATGATTTCTAGAGATGAAGCACTCGAACTGCTCAAAACAAATGTAAAAGAAGAAAACCTGATCCAGCATTCCCTCGAATCTGAAGCCGTACTCGGCGCACTGGCCGAAAAACTGGGACAGGACGTTGAACTATGGTCCATGACCGGACTGCTGCACGACCTCGATTACAGCGAAACCGCCGACACCCCGGAAAAGCACGGCCTGATTGCCGCAGAAATGCTTGAAGGCAAGCTGCCAGATGAAGCAATCAAAGCTATCCGCGCCCACAACGGCGACATGACCGGAGTCGCTCCGCAGTCCGATTTCGATTTCGCCCTGCGGTGCGGCGAGACCGTGACCGGGCTGATCCACGCCAACGCGCTCATGCGCCCTGAAAGAATGAACGGCATGAAGCCCAAAAGTCTCAAGAAAAAAATGAAAGCCAAAGCATTCGCCGCCAGCGTGGATCGCGAGATCATCAAGGAATGTGACAAAATAGGTCTCGAACTAGGCGACTTTTTCGCTATTTCTATCGAAGCAGTAACCAAAGTCGCACCCGAAGTTGGATTGGAATAA
- a CDS encoding hydantoinase B/oxoprolinase family protein — protein sequence MNVNPILLEVFKNRFAAISEEMGVTLTRTAFSPNIKERRDLSCAVFDHKGDMVAQAAHIPVHLGSMPLSVKSAIENSDFKEGDMVMLNDPFKGGTHLPDITLVAPVFCNGSTEPSFYVANRAHHSDVGGMASGSMPLSTSLYQEGIIIPPVKIVEKGEIVSGVMTLLLNNVRTPVEREGDFAAQIMANLTGVTRLKELIGKYGLAKVDFYAASLNDYAESITRNTIKSIPDGTYQFTDYMDGDGVDCENVPISVIMEVKGDSARLDFTASGDQVTGSVNAVRSITLSAVLYVFRSLIEGDVPTNAGILRPIEVLTRKGSILDANFPAAVAGGNVETSQRVVDVVLGALAEAIPQRIPAASQGTMNNMTIGGMDERTGKPFAYYETLAGGMGASATCRGEHATHSHMTNTLNTPVEALEYSYPFRVKTYCIRKNTGGAGRVPGGDGLVREIELLSGCEITVLSERRVNAPYGLQGGSPGTPGKNILIRDGEEIQKPGKFHSPLKKGDIIRMETPGGGGWGK from the coding sequence ATGAATGTGAATCCGATCCTCCTTGAGGTTTTCAAGAACAGGTTTGCGGCTATTTCTGAAGAAATGGGCGTGACCCTGACTCGTACCGCTTTCTCGCCCAACATCAAGGAACGGCGCGACCTTTCCTGTGCGGTGTTCGATCATAAAGGTGACATGGTTGCGCAGGCTGCGCACATCCCGGTGCACCTCGGTTCCATGCCTCTTTCCGTGAAATCAGCCATTGAGAACAGCGATTTCAAAGAAGGCGACATGGTCATGCTCAACGACCCCTTCAAGGGTGGAACCCATCTTCCGGACATCACCCTAGTGGCTCCGGTTTTCTGTAACGGTTCCACTGAGCCTTCTTTTTACGTTGCCAACCGTGCCCATCATTCCGATGTGGGCGGCATGGCTTCCGGTTCCATGCCTCTTTCCACTTCCCTTTATCAGGAAGGGATCATCATTCCCCCGGTAAAGATAGTGGAAAAAGGCGAGATCGTATCCGGTGTAATGACTTTGCTGCTCAACAACGTGCGTACCCCGGTGGAACGTGAGGGCGATTTTGCAGCCCAGATTATGGCTAACCTCACCGGAGTTACCCGTCTTAAAGAACTCATCGGTAAATATGGTCTCGCGAAAGTTGATTTTTACGCTGCTAGCCTGAACGATTACGCTGAATCCATCACCCGTAACACCATCAAGTCCATCCCGGACGGAACATACCAGTTTACCGACTACATGGACGGAGACGGTGTGGATTGCGAAAACGTACCCATTTCCGTGATCATGGAAGTAAAGGGCGACAGTGCCAGGCTTGATTTCACCGCGTCCGGTGATCAGGTTACCGGAAGTGTTAATGCGGTGCGGTCCATCACCCTTTCCGCAGTGCTTTACGTTTTCCGTTCGCTCATCGAAGGCGATGTGCCAACCAACGCAGGTATTTTGCGGCCCATCGAAGTTTTGACCCGTAAAGGTTCCATCCTTGATGCCAATTTCCCCGCAGCAGTAGCAGGCGGCAACGTGGAAACTTCCCAGCGTGTGGTGGACGTGGTTCTCGGTGCGCTTGCCGAAGCCATTCCGCAGCGCATCCCGGCAGCAAGTCAGGGAACCATGAACAACATGACCATCGGCGGCATGGACGAGCGGACCGGCAAGCCTTTTGCCTACTACGAGACTCTTGCCGGGGGTATGGGGGCATCCGCCACCTGTCGCGGTGAGCACGCTACCCATTCTCACATGACCAACACCCTGAACACTCCCGTCGAAGCTCTTGAGTACAGTTACCCGTTTCGGGTAAAGACTTACTGCATCCGCAAGAACACTGGCGGAGCAGGCAGGGTTCCCGGTGGTGACGGTCTTGTGCGTGAAATTGAGTTGCTGTCCGGGTGCGAAATCACCGTGCTTTCCGAGCGTAGGGTCAATGCGCCCTACGGCTTACAGGGTGGAAGTCCCGGAACACCCGGTAAGAATATTTTGATCCGTGACGGTGAGGAAATTCAGAAGCCCGGAAAGTTTCATTCACCGCTCAAGAAGGGCGATATTATCCGCATGGAAACCCCCGGAGGCGGCGGTTGGGGTAAGTAA
- a CDS encoding hydantoinase/oxoprolinase family protein, whose product MLIIGVDTGGTFTDFIYKDGDKWGVHKRLSTPRDPSEAVINGIKHIAGDRPVQVVHGSTVATNAILERKGVKTALITNEGFEDIIQIGRQNRSDLYDLSFCKKPHIVPPELRFGISGRIDHEGNEIEPFSEGKVQNILQKIRNSGVESVALCLLFSYLNPEHENRMRELLDAVGVPVSVSHEILAEFREFERTSTTVINAYVSPKMTKYLTKLQEALGDDPLRIMQSNGGSISAETAMNESVRTILSGPAGGAVGAHAIGQMAGYDRLITFDMGGTSSDVALINEELPLTLESAIEDYPVKVPMIDIHTVGAGGGSIARLDAGGSLTVGPESAGADPGPICYGKGSEITVTDANLYLGRLIPEHFLGGEMSLKTEKLNEAMEAMAEKAGLTPVELAEGILDIANTNMERAIRVISVERGFDPREFTMFSFGGAGGMHCAFLAKLLSIPKLFIPNNPGILSAVGMVMADVIKDYSLTVMRDQHNTNDVDLEELFAPLEAQGRADLAEEGFAADDIIVERFLDMRYQGQSFEIIVPFSGDWIEEFSRLHKQNYGYRNDDKTVEIVNIRLRTKGMPTKPEFPEAGALVFEMDSEALLGTTETVFDSTKMETRILNRDKLRPGNKVDGPAIIIEYSSTLVIPPFAKGEVDPYGNLIFDIE is encoded by the coding sequence GTGCTGATAATTGGAGTTGATACCGGAGGAACATTTACAGATTTTATTTATAAGGATGGAGATAAATGGGGCGTACACAAACGTCTTTCTACTCCTCGTGATCCTTCCGAGGCCGTAATTAACGGCATTAAGCACATAGCCGGGGACCGGCCCGTTCAGGTTGTTCATGGTTCCACTGTCGCCACCAACGCTATTCTCGAACGCAAAGGTGTGAAGACCGCCCTGATCACAAATGAGGGTTTTGAAGACATTATCCAGATCGGACGCCAGAACCGTTCAGACCTCTATGATTTATCTTTTTGTAAAAAGCCGCACATTGTTCCGCCGGAACTTCGCTTCGGAATTAGCGGAAGAATTGATCACGAAGGAAACGAAATTGAACCGTTTTCTGAAGGAAAAGTGCAAAATATTTTGCAAAAAATTAGAAATTCCGGTGTCGAATCCGTCGCGCTTTGTCTTCTTTTTTCGTATTTAAACCCTGAACATGAGAACAGAATGCGTGAACTTTTGGACGCTGTCGGTGTTCCGGTTTCTGTTTCTCATGAAATTCTGGCTGAATTCCGTGAGTTCGAACGTACTTCCACTACTGTTATCAATGCCTATGTTTCGCCCAAGATGACCAAGTACCTGACCAAGTTGCAGGAGGCTTTGGGTGATGATCCTCTGCGCATCATGCAGAGTAACGGCGGTTCCATCTCCGCTGAAACAGCCATGAATGAGTCTGTACGGACCATTCTTTCCGGTCCTGCCGGGGGCGCGGTGGGTGCACATGCCATCGGTCAGATGGCTGGTTACGACCGTTTGATTACCTTCGACATGGGCGGAACTTCTTCCGATGTTGCATTAATTAATGAAGAGTTGCCCCTGACTCTGGAGTCCGCCATCGAGGATTATCCGGTCAAGGTGCCCATGATCGATATCCATACTGTAGGCGCAGGCGGCGGTTCTATTGCCCGTCTTGATGCGGGTGGATCGCTGACAGTAGGGCCCGAAAGTGCGGGTGCTGATCCCGGTCCCATCTGTTACGGCAAGGGTTCCGAGATCACCGTAACTGATGCCAACCTCTACCTTGGCCGCCTTATTCCCGAACATTTTCTTGGTGGGGAAATGTCTCTTAAGACCGAAAAGCTGAACGAGGCCATGGAAGCAATGGCTGAAAAAGCAGGTCTTACCCCGGTAGAACTGGCCGAAGGTATCCTTGATATTGCCAACACCAATATGGAACGGGCCATCCGCGTGATTTCCGTTGAGCGCGGTTTCGATCCCCGTGAATTCACCATGTTCTCATTCGGCGGTGCGGGCGGCATGCATTGCGCCTTCCTTGCCAAGCTGCTTTCCATTCCCAAGCTGTTTATTCCCAATAACCCCGGCATTCTTTCCGCTGTGGGTATGGTTATGGCCGATGTTATCAAAGACTACTCTCTGACTGTCATGCGCGATCAGCACAACACCAATGATGTGGATCTGGAAGAACTCTTTGCTCCGCTGGAAGCACAGGGTCGCGCCGATCTGGCAGAAGAGGGCTTTGCTGCTGACGACATCATTGTGGAGCGTTTTCTGGACATGCGTTATCAGGGACAGTCCTTTGAAATCATTGTTCCTTTCAGTGGTGACTGGATTGAGGAATTCTCCCGTCTGCACAAGCAGAATTACGGCTACCGCAATGATGACAAAACTGTTGAGATCGTCAATATTCGTCTGCGCACCAAGGGCATGCCCACCAAGCCGGAATTTCCGGAAGCGGGCGCGCTGGTTTTCGAAATGGACTCCGAAGCACTGCTCGGAACCACCGAGACCGTCTTTGATTCCACAAAGATGGAAACCCGCATCCTCAACCGCGACAAGCTACGCCCCGGTAACAAAGTCGACGGTCCGGCAATCATCATCGAATACAGTTCCACTCTGGTTATCCCGCCCTTTGCCAAGGGTGAGGTCGATCCCTACGGCAACCTTATTTTCGACATCGAGTAG
- a CDS encoding TRAP transporter substrate-binding protein, with amino-acid sequence MLKRIITPLLMVLAFAVSAQAAELKMDCNAIYGATNFHSQGAKLFADKVAEYTSGSVQITVHPGGSLGFKGPELLKTVKDGTLPMSDILMGVVSGSDQVFGISSMPLLAKDYAEAKKLYDAAKPYYEKACKKWNQKMLYAAPWPPSGLFTKQPLKTVADFKGLKTRTYDKNGAELLHATGASPMSLPWGELYSALQTGLANSVLTSAVSGKDGKFWENLKYFNNINYAFPLNMMVINKDYWDALTPKQQEAMLKAAAEIEAYQWKQFAKSNDEALKIIAEKGIVISEPSKEISDMLHKEAKLMLENSMKKAKKGFKSAINAYQK; translated from the coding sequence ATGTTAAAACGGATCATCACCCCCCTGCTTATGGTTTTGGCCTTTGCCGTATCCGCTCAGGCCGCAGAGCTCAAGATGGACTGTAACGCCATCTACGGTGCCACCAACTTTCACTCTCAGGGAGCCAAGCTATTTGCCGACAAAGTCGCTGAATACACCTCCGGTTCAGTTCAAATCACAGTTCATCCCGGCGGAAGCCTCGGCTTTAAGGGTCCCGAACTTCTCAAGACTGTAAAAGATGGTACCCTGCCCATGTCCGACATACTCATGGGCGTTGTTTCCGGTTCCGATCAGGTTTTCGGTATAAGTTCCATGCCCCTGCTGGCTAAAGACTACGCAGAAGCAAAAAAGCTCTACGATGCAGCCAAACCTTACTATGAAAAGGCCTGCAAAAAATGGAACCAGAAAATGCTCTACGCCGCTCCCTGGCCTCCCAGCGGACTTTTCACCAAACAACCGCTGAAAACCGTTGCTGATTTCAAAGGTCTCAAGACCCGAACCTATGATAAAAACGGTGCAGAACTGCTCCACGCCACCGGTGCCAGCCCTATGTCCCTACCCTGGGGTGAGCTTTACTCCGCACTTCAGACCGGACTTGCAAACTCCGTGCTGACCTCTGCTGTTTCCGGCAAAGACGGTAAATTCTGGGAAAACCTCAAGTACTTTAACAATATCAACTACGCCTTCCCCCTGAACATGATGGTCATCAACAAGGATTACTGGGATGCCCTGACTCCCAAACAGCAGGAAGCCATGCTCAAAGCCGCTGCTGAAATTGAAGCTTACCAGTGGAAACAGTTCGCAAAGAGCAACGATGAAGCTCTCAAAATTATCGCAGAAAAAGGCATCGTCATTTCTGAACCTTCTAAAGAAATCAGCGACATGCTGCACAAAGAGGCCAAACTCATGCTCGAAAACTCCATGAAAAAGGCCAAAAAAGGTTTCAAATCCGCAATCAACGCTTACCAGAAGTAG
- a CDS encoding TRAP transporter small permease subunit yields the protein MRAIIRLIEGLSTGGAFLSAAGMLFIVGLVVLEIFLRAVLNTSTLVSSEYGGYALVFLILTGLAYTMKEDGLIRINLLTSHFSENGKRIADIISGIIGAAITSFALFYTVQMVYETWELEMTADTIAETPLWIPQLAIPVGLALLLLQIIAFIARRAINDK from the coding sequence ATGCGTGCAATTATCAGGTTAATCGAAGGCCTCTCCACAGGAGGGGCCTTTCTTTCAGCAGCCGGGATGCTCTTTATCGTTGGGCTTGTGGTCCTCGAAATCTTCCTGCGTGCGGTGCTCAATACATCCACCCTTGTTTCCAGCGAATACGGCGGCTACGCCCTTGTTTTCCTGATCCTGACCGGGCTGGCCTATACTATGAAAGAAGACGGGCTGATCAGGATCAACCTGCTTACCTCACATTTTTCTGAAAACGGCAAACGTATAGCTGACATAATTTCCGGAATTATCGGAGCGGCAATAACATCCTTCGCCCTCTTTTATACCGTGCAGATGGTCTACGAGACATGGGAACTTGAAATGACAGCGGACACCATTGCGGAAACCCCGCTCTGGATTCCGCAACTTGCTATTCCTGTGGGTCTGGCCCTGCTTCTGCTTCAGATTATCGCCTTTATTGCCAGGAGAGCTATTAATGATAAGTGA
- a CDS encoding TRAP transporter large permease, which produces MISDPLMLAVVLVGGMVLFLLSGLWIGFSLYAAAICGMLFCKMNLPPTISVWDKIGDLMANSLWNTMNSWPLSALPLFILMGEILYRTSISTRLLNGLVPWLSNIPGRLYHINVVACSLFAAVSGSSAATTATVGKITFNELSERGYHKSLAIGSLAGSGTLGFLIPPSLIMIIYGILSDTSIGQLFIAGVIPGLTLAAVYSAYIIIRCMMDPTLVPQEKEEFTTAQRIESLKDLFPVFLLITVVLGGIYAGLTTPTEAAVIGVLGALGIAVWFKNLTLSNFKEALLSATKTSGMICFIICGAAFLSQVVGFLGIATALSKYIATLDLSPYMLIFVLGIMYVMLGMILDGISIVVMTLPIVLPIVTAAGFDPLWFGIFVVFMVELSQVTPPVGFSIFVIQYITGDDVKDILKATFPFFVIMVLMVILVTMFPEIVFYLPEKMIGS; this is translated from the coding sequence ATGATAAGTGATCCCTTGATGCTGGCCGTTGTCCTTGTAGGGGGCATGGTCTTATTTCTGCTTTCCGGCCTCTGGATCGGATTTTCCCTTTACGCAGCAGCTATCTGCGGCATGCTTTTCTGCAAGATGAACCTGCCGCCGACCATTTCTGTCTGGGATAAAATAGGCGACCTCATGGCAAACTCCCTGTGGAACACCATGAACTCGTGGCCTCTTTCGGCCCTGCCCCTGTTCATTCTCATGGGTGAAATCCTGTACCGCACATCCATTTCCACCCGCCTGCTCAATGGTCTGGTGCCGTGGCTGTCCAACATTCCGGGCCGCCTCTACCATATCAACGTAGTGGCCTGCTCCCTTTTTGCAGCGGTTTCCGGCTCCAGTGCGGCCACAACCGCCACTGTGGGTAAAATTACCTTTAATGAACTTTCCGAGCGCGGCTATCACAAAAGCCTCGCCATCGGTTCACTTGCCGGGTCCGGCACTTTGGGATTCCTGATCCCTCCCAGCCTGATCATGATTATCTACGGCATCCTCTCCGACACATCCATCGGGCAGCTCTTCATTGCCGGAGTTATTCCGGGTTTGACTCTCGCAGCCGTATATTCCGCATACATCATTATACGCTGCATGATGGACCCCACTCTCGTTCCGCAGGAAAAGGAAGAATTCACCACCGCCCAGCGTATTGAATCCTTGAAGGATTTATTCCCGGTATTTCTGCTCATTACTGTAGTACTGGGCGGTATATATGCTGGATTGACCACTCCAACTGAAGCGGCTGTAATCGGTGTGCTCGGCGCGCTCGGCATCGCCGTCTGGTTTAAAAACCTGACCCTGTCCAATTTCAAGGAAGCCCTGCTTTCCGCAACAAAGACAAGCGGTATGATCTGCTTCATTATTTGCGGCGCGGCTTTTCTGTCACAGGTGGTCGGCTTTCTCGGTATTGCCACGGCACTCAGTAAATATATCGCAACATTGGACCTTTCACCGTACATGCTCATCTTCGTTCTGGGTATCATGTACGTCATGCTGGGTATGATCCTTGATGGCATATCCATCGTAGTTATGACCCTGCCCATTGTGCTGCCCATCGTAACCGCAGCCGGCTTCGATCCGCTCTGGTTCGGTATCTTCGTGGTCTTTATGGTCGAACTGTCGCAGGTAACCCCGCCAGTAGGATTCTCCATCTTCGTCATCCAGTACATCACCGGAGACGACGTAAAAGATATCCTCAAGGCGACCTTCCCATTCTTCGTGATCATGGTACTGATGGTTATTCTGGTGACCATGTTCCCGGAGATAGTATTCTATCTGCCGGAGAAAATGATCGGAAGCTAA
- a CDS encoding sugar phosphate isomerase/epimerase, whose amino-acid sequence MKPEFETCFVNLPLRYIYNSPEYLDFFIENSIQPELGLDCLGDECLSMDLLLSIRDRFAEAELGCTVHLPFLDLKPSSLNPAIRNASIDTLHTAFELAKIFSPQRMVMHPSFTSWLEPPLFERAYANCVDGIRRLSDSWVDHPPLCLENTYEFTPDPIVRLVKELDRDNVGICFDLGHWHSFSKGYEHGDFDIWFDAFAPHIKHLHLHDNHGSKDEHLALGQGSMNWDYIIARISGLDPLPTFTLEPHNRDDFTLTYAYFREHVAARLF is encoded by the coding sequence ATGAAGCCTGAATTTGAGACCTGTTTCGTAAATCTTCCCCTGCGCTATATTTATAATTCACCTGAGTATTTGGATTTCTTCATTGAAAATTCAATTCAGCCTGAACTTGGCCTTGATTGCCTTGGCGATGAATGTTTGAGCATGGATTTGCTGCTTTCTATCCGTGATCGTTTTGCTGAGGCAGAGCTTGGTTGCACTGTGCATCTGCCGTTTCTGGACCTCAAGCCTTCCAGCCTTAATCCTGCCATCCGTAATGCTTCCATTGATACTTTGCATACAGCCTTTGAGCTGGCGAAAATTTTCTCTCCCCAGCGCATGGTCATGCATCCTTCTTTCACTTCATGGCTTGAACCGCCCCTTTTCGAGCGGGCTTACGCCAATTGTGTTGACGGTATCCGCCGGCTGAGCGATTCATGGGTGGATCATCCGCCACTTTGTCTTGAAAATACTTACGAATTTACCCCGGACCCCATTGTGCGATTGGTTAAAGAGCTTGACCGGGATAATGTCGGGATCTGTTTTGATCTCGGGCATTGGCATTCCTTTTCCAAAGGATATGAGCATGGTGATTTTGATATCTGGTTTGATGCTTTTGCGCCGCATATCAAACACCTTCATCTGCATGACAATCATGGCAGTAAGGATGAGCATCTTGCCCTCGGGCAGGGCAGTATGAATTGGGATTACATAATTGCCCGCATCTCCGGGCTTGACCCGTTGCCGACGTTCACCCTTGAGCCGCATAATCGCGATGATTTTACCCTGACCTATGCCTATTTCAGGGAGCATGTAGCGGCTAGGCTGTTTTAA